cgagattaatgatatggaatttaaaAGGTATAAACAAGATTTATACGTGGTTgagcgttaatgagccttagtccatgagacaattgtattagagcttggaaagtattttacaatggagtttctctctatgttttaacAGAGTAAATGTATACAAGCCAAAGAGAGTTCTGttctccagtgctctgtcacctgtatttataggctcacaggagcactgggcttgggtcgGGCATGACTCGAGCCCATCAAGGATATAAATACCCTTGGCTTCTctgtcggaagcccaatacaaaggatacaAATACAAAAGGCTAAGAATGACCGAAgcccactggggcagcccaaagcctatatttcgcccgaaaaaatggggcttttggtctgggcattccgagttacgaggcagattcaggggacaaaatcaGTTAGTGTACTGGCAGCGCAGGTCTAaaccagcggcgtgcaatcccgaggtggccttttccgtaggtgaaaagtggggacaacccccacgcgtcatggggcggcttcagggtcacggacgccttttcctgccaacctggaggactttacccgggttcgtttacctctgtccctcttcgtttaccgcaggcccggatcgtttaccaggctctGGGACCGTTTCGCGTACACCTCGACCGTAACCCCAACTGGCTACACATCTCCTGGACGATCATCCTGGATCATCTTTCCTGGACACCGTCTGGGTCTGGACCCACACTTGGACCGTCATTCCCAGTCATTCCCCTGCTaagcgggcctgggctgggcccaaatCCAATTGCCCAGACTGTGGGCCTGGACCACTGTCCCGGGCCCAaagcaggaaatggggataacaactaTACACAAACTCTAATTAAtacatatctacatttacatatcatttatataatattttaatattattatttttttataagctttctctctatttagtatatatatgttttgataaGGTATTTTAAAGTATAGAGTAGAACACCTATTAAGAGTGCTCTTAGGTAGCTATGTATGTAAAGATTAGTTTCATTtcttttttctcctttttaaaaaaaaaaaaaaagagatatagAATAAAATGTTTGATTTATTACGTAAATAGAAATTAAAGAATTTGTTTTGAATTTTCCTGGCAGCAACTCAAAAATGGCATGAAGTCCTTGGATGATGTGCATACAGATAGGACCCACGATCACATATTTTATAGAATGGAAATTCTAAACCATTTCTTATTTTTCGGTGCTACGCTCAGCTGGCCCCAACATTGAACGCCTCGCATGGTactaattagttaaaaagattgCTTGTTTGTTTCACTACTTCAtctcaatctttatttatttatttgtgacaCATAAAGAGGTCAAACAAATATCAACCCAAATCTTATAAAGTAATACGgtttatatacatacatatatatatatatatatgctgcaATGTCTGCTTTTAATGTCATCATATTAAGTAGTGTGGTATATTTTTTTTTCCTCTTAAACTACTAGCCCAAATGGACCAAGTGTGCCAACAGTAAAGGAAAAGAGAGCATAGTAGCAAATTTATTCCAATATTTCTTGAGTTGATATGCACTCTTGAacaaatttctcaatatgtaAAGATGGGAAAGAACATTCCATCTTAACCCCATATTTTTTTGTCTGTCTTGTATTTGGAGAGAGAGAGGACCACATTCATTAAATGTAAAGGACAAAATTCTAATCTTATATAAGAAAGGATAAGAGTCAATGTGACCACACAGAAGAGCCCTACAGATCAGAATTTAGAAGTAGAAAATATATTAGCACATGAAAACCCATAAGAGACACAAGATTGGATGTAGTGAAAAACAGATACTCCAATTGACTCCCTCAAATATTATAGTATGAGAAATCAATCTATTATATAGCCAGTGAGGAGGAGAAAGCTAGTAAAAAAGTATcaattggaaagaaaaaaaaatgtgtaatATGAAAACATTAGTTTCACACCAAATGTAGTATAAACTTGTTTAATATACTGTCCAATAATGataatattgaagaaaaaaaggaaagaaagaatcAAAGTGTTTAGtaacttatttgatggggacccATATGGGCATCCTTCCATTGTTTCACACTAGTAAATCAAAAACCTCACATACAATTTGAGAGAACAAATCCCAGAATAAGAAATGTGGGGAGAAGCCAGCAACTTTGCAAGGCATTACATAattaaaaagtgaaaaaaaaaaatttaaaaattaatatcctattattttttctttttttcaacaGACTAAGGCTGGCTTGTCCTTCTGGAGATGCATGAAACTTCCTGAGTATATATTCCGCAATCTGATTTTACACCTCAAATCAAATTTAAAAGAAAGTAGCCTAAACTTGAACaataaagttataaaaaaataCCAAACCTTACACAAAATCCCTTGTAACTGCTTTCTCTCTGAATATGTATACTTCAAATCAAGGAATCCCCGTTAGAACTATATCAGTTTCCTCATAAGCTGAATATCTTAATAAGAGAGATGTATAAATTCACAAAGCTTCAGTTTTGTTTCTCTTCACCTACTATCACCTCATATCATGTATCCAAACAACAATTCTCCTAAGTAGCAATACCTGaaacaaaaatatcaaattaCAAAACAATgatgttgtttggtaacacttaaaaaaaaatagttttttatttaattaattaaaaatttgaaaataaaacataaaatgtgtttggtaactctatttttatttattatttttaaaaattttaattaaaatttattaaattttgaaaatagaattttttcaatttcaaaatttttttaaacagttttcaatttttcatttctttttttttttctcttcttcaaatcaacatcttatattgttaaacaaaaactaaaaaaactaaaagttatcaaacgcgtttattattttttatttttaaaaacaagaaacaaaaaatagttaccaaacatatttttattgtttaaaaataaagaaacaaaaataaaataatatttctatttttgtgtttaaaaaattcaaaaacaaaaattttaccaaacggacCCAATACAAAACAAGAGGGGTGAGACCATGAAATAGCATTGAACTGTGTTCATATCAGAATTTAAACTCTGAAAAGAATTGATAAATGTACACACATGGACACACATACACATCATTTTCTATCTGTATAACTGTCCCATGTCAACAGTTAAGAGATAGTTTTTTATAATCGATCAAGACAAATGAAGTTTTCCCATACATGAAGTTAGAAAAGCCTAAACCAATAGTTTTATTTACCTCCACTTTGAAACTGTTTCTAGTCTTTACATAAATAGCCTTGATAAACTTTTACCTAGACTCATGAATTAGCATAGGCAGATAGCTAAACTCATATAGTTTATAGTCGCAACTTTTAAATCTTCATAACTTTTTAATATGAATTAGGAATAATAAGGGATGGCCGATTCTAATCTCAGGAAAAACATACAACCCTATAGGACTACACAAAGCACTTTTTATCAGTAAATGATTAAATTCAAGTTTGGGATTCTTGTTTCTGTTTTTGCCAGCTTATACTAATTAAACCACACAAGGCTTAAAGAACAAGACCAAAATCATTTAATAAAGTAAGAGTTTACCTCTATTAGTCTGCCTACTAGTGACATTGTAGCTTCCAATATAATCCTCAGAACTCTTGGCTGCAACATCTGAAGTTATGTTGCCGAGTCCGTAACCAAATGTGCTAGAACCATCCAGGTCAGGAGTGGTGGAGCGCCAAGTTGAATCACCATAAACTGAACCACTACGATACAGGTCCCCGTAGGACCTCTCATAACCAACAGTTGATGCTGGGTATGATGATGTTGTGGTCACACCTGTGCCACCATTTCTGCCATAACCCCCCTCTCCAAATCCAAAGCTACTATCTCCATTCCCATAACTACTGCCACTATAACCAGAAGCACTTCCTCCACCTTGAGCAGAAACAGGAGCAGGTCCCCAATTTGTTCCACTATTTCCAAATGAAACACCGAAACTCCCATTTCCAGAGCTCAGGTAAGCCCCTGGGCTACCAGGATTGGTGGCATTGTTAATGCTCCCATTTCCCCAAACATTTCGAGTAGCGGAGCTTATAACAGAGTTGCTCCTGCCATTACTCGCATTATACCCAATAGGGGTATTGTACCTATTTGAATTGCCAGTGTAATATGGGCTTAGCATCCGTGCATAACCAAGACTGTTGTTAAAGTTGGAAGTTGCACCATAGCTTGGGCTCAATCCTGGCTCCAAATTCATACCCATTCCATAACCAGAATTGCTAAATGGAGAAAACCCACTTCGACCGCTAGAAATTGGACTGAACCTATCATCCATCCTGACTCCAAAACCTCCAACCGGGCTAAGATTATAACTCTGAGCATAACTGCTTAGGAAGCTATTTGCCCTACCCAAACTATAGTTGTATCCTATCAGAGGGCTCCGGCTAGGTCCTGGGGATAGCTCTTTGGGAACTGCCCTCTTGACCTCAACCATTTTACCATTGAGTTCATGAAATGTTTTATGCAGCACTCTGTCAACAGCTTCCTCTGAGTCATAAGTGATAAAGCCAAAACCTCTTGGCCTTTGGGTGTTGTGATCATACATCACTACAACATCAGTTATCATACCAAATTGATCAAAGTACTTCTTAAAGTCGCTCTCCGTGACAGTTGATGCCAAACCTCCAACAAAGATCTTTCTTGTGCGGCCAGGACCAGGAGAGCCGTGAATTCTACCAACATTTCTGTTCAAAATATGTTGATCATCCTTAGGAACAGCTTTCTTTGCCTCAACCTAAATTGGAAACAGTGGTAACTGAATTAAACAATTGACTTCATCTTTAATTTCAGTAACCAGCAAGTGTTTTAGTCTTTTTTCCAATGCAGATTCTAAACAACTGATGCTGCATTAAGTTTCAAATTCATTGATTCAAAACtggagaaagagaagaaaaaattgTTAGCTAAGAAGTAAATTTGACAAGATCGAGTATCTCTGAATAGTACAACTTCTAGTCATATTTTACTACTCCAAACTGAAACCTCTAATCAAATTCACACGAGTCCAATCGATGCATAGTACCAGGCAAAGGATTAAAATGAATGTACTCACCGTACGTCCATCAATTATGTGCTTATCCATAATAACTCTTTCTGCAACAGCAGGATCTGCAAAAACAACAAATCCAAAGCCCCGTGCTCGACCAGTGGCCCGATCTCTCATGATCACGGCCTCCACTACCTCACCATAATTCCTAAAATATTCCTTAAGTCGTTCTTCATCTGTGTCCCATGAAATCCCACCAATGAAGAGCTTGCCAAGATCTGATTCCATCTTTTTCTGCAATCAACCATTGAGATTCAATGACCCAATTCTATTCCAATACCAAAAGCGCCTCACAGAGAactataattcaattcaatttgAACAAAACAAACCATCAATCAAAAAGTTTCATAGAAGGAGAGAATTTTCCCAGCTGCAGAACCAATCTAGATTGCAGAATTACATGGGCAATCAACAAACAAAATACTTTGCAGATAAAAGACTCAAGCTTTTGATCAATACAAGCAAAACAAATCAATCAAAATGTGGATAATATCAATCAAGCAAACAATCCATTACCTTATCTGAAAATTCAGACAGAACCCAGTTGGTGCTCCGATAAAAAAACGAAGTGGGATTTGTTCGAATTCAATCTAGGAACATCGGATCCTCTGTGCACCAATCAGAACAGGACCCAGATTTCCTGACcaaaccaacaaaaaaaaattaagctttttatttttttttttgtttttgtgtgGATCAGAGAGACCCATTAAAATCTAGATAGAGATCGAGAAAAGAGAAAACTTTGGAGAATCAAAGGAAGAAAAATACTACCATTAGAGGAGGACCCAGATGAGAAAGTTGTGGAAACTAAGATCTATGAAGAGGAATATTTGTAATGACAACAGAAGACGTGCTCAtcgtttctctctctcttcttttctatctttcttggttattccacttctataattaattaaatataaaaaataaaaaaagaagaaaagaaatggaATTTGAAGCTGTGATGGGTAAGGTGCAATTtataaatagagagagagaagaaataaGAGAGAGACTGGCAAACCTCTGGTGTAAGAATATTGGAGGAGCCAAATAGAGATGATGATCTTTCTATGTACATATTTTTGTGTCTTTTTAAAGTaaacataataaataaaaaattaagacaaaaaaaattataCCTTTAGTAAGTGAGTTAAATTGGTCCTGTAATAAACtatgttatattttatataaaatgtTTACGTACGTTATTTATTGTATTGGATTGCATGTGTTCATTTCAATCAAATATATCATCCAATTTGGCTTTTCTCCCCATTTTCGAGTCTTATTGAACAACCTACATACTATACTTTTGGACCACTACTTGAGTGAGTCtaatttcaactttttttttctttcttttcaatatatatttatttatcttattatttgaaacttttaaagaaaattaatttaattacggAAGGAattaattgatttttaattaggACTAACCAATCACAAAAAATTGGCACAATTGTTGGTGCTGCTAAGTCTCTCCCTTTTGGTTTCATTTAATAGAGGACCTCATGTTGAAGTATCTTGTTATGGGTATTTTGTGGTGACCATAATAAAGATAAGGAAATTGGCCACTCATtttcttattatatatatagaatattaaACATTTGGCAACTTTTTTAttgaagaatatatatatatataaatatatgtgtgtgtgggtttattcatttttattttgtttttctttgaaaaTTTTCTATCTAGAAAGTTATTTTGAGCTCGTGACTTCTTGTGTACTAGAAACTTTGAAGTTGGTTCTCTACGAAATGTAAAAGGCCAAATCTGAGATTTTGATGTGGTCTGTAGAggatattaataaaagaaaattttctatttctttaaacaaaaaatatcaatatatacatttatatatatatatatgtatatcaatAAAAATTAAGGAGATGATAGCGGTGATAAATACTCACAACCTTTCTATGGAATCCAAAACTCCAGCCTCAATTAATTTTGAAGGGGAAAAAAAACTAAGTCAAACGAAGAATAAGATATTGACTTGTCCAAAGTAGTAGTAAACGAATGCCAAAACGAgccaactaattaaaaatattgaaattgaaaatacatatatatattttatataatctCATATTAAAACATTCTCAACttgtttttgtcaaaaaaaaaaagcattctCAACTTGTCTTTGTACACCAGTAGTGCCCATTTggtatttaaaaatttaatttatatttttacaattttagtcttcttttaaaaaaaaatgggttTTGCCATTTATGATAGAGGTAGTTATACGCTTATGATTTGATGTCTATTTTAGTATTGGTATATAATGAACCATTAGTAGTTTAAGATAAAGGCATAAGCCACAAAAATAGgaagcattttttttttcttttgttataaCTAAATAGGTGGAAATTCAAGAATGCTTATTAGTTTACTCAATAATGAATAATGAATAATGACCAAGTAGTTTAATCAAAAGCTTCATGGGCCCTAATAGTTTAATCCATAATGACTTTATAGCTTATCCAAGCTGGAAAgcctaattaattaaatagtacTGTATAATATATTGCTTAGTGAAGTTaactaaattcaaataatttggATTCACAACATAACAAAGCTATATCAAAATGAGAAAGATAGTACCCTTGATCCATAGGTTCCATTTCAATTACATTAGTGGTCTCAAATTTGGACTATTTCTAtgcacgagagagagagagagagttgggtGTGTTATAGCCTTGTTCTTTACTAGACTAAATATAGAAGTTAAAACAATGCAATCTTGCCATCCTataatatagttttaatttttttggatATATTTATATGGAAAATTTTCATTTTAAGGAGAATAAATATCATAAGAGAATTACTTAATTAAagagtgttgacgcggtttttcaccaacagtgtattaagaaataataagagcatattagtgcttaatggtaaaccgtaaagaaaataataagaattcactcaagaacacagaacttttacgtggttcagtgattaaaatccacctagtccacgagtcactattattactgtttctctcactattttggcagagttttggtattacagaatattctttttttcttctgtccaacattcccagtatttataggggaattccatgaacaggtttgggtaaccgcgtgagtcaatcacgcatttacatagtGTCTATATTCAATACAAGTAATTCATATTTATatggggatatgatttgataacagaataaatatgttcctgcgatctcggataataaatatgccagtctggtcataaataaacgtgtAAACATATctcgagtctttggggatcccaGAATATGCATCATAGTTGAATCGTCACGAGCTTGATATCTCCTCCAAACTCGTGCTTAACAGCCATCATCGTGTTCTTAGTTCGTGATAaactcaggacgcctaacaccatgtCTGATATTTATGAATCCCGAGTTGTCCACATGAATAATAAGCAGATATTCTGCTTGGTTATTTTTTCGTGTATGtatttgccagttgtacccgagctgagtgaatgaactcatgCTAAAAATATGGTACAACATTTGCCGCCCAAGCTCCTGCTTGTGCATGATGTTGtcattttctgacctacacagtaggggcttttagacttctgctacataaaaccatgcctgcctactactcgagtactgtACACGTGGTTTGCTTCAATTGGCGtctattcgggtttcgaggactgcaataattgttttgccaactttttgctgccatttggtctatttaatcttggcccttggatctcgagATACCCGGATTGGACGACCCAAATTAATTTtcgtagtttacgtataaatagggtgattagatttcaaacctcaccacctttgtatttgaaaatttcccatttcTAAACTCTTAAGCTTCCCTTCTTCTTCCTCAGAATCCCCAAAACTGTTCATCATTCCCAGTCAttcagaagctttccaggagcttttTCGTGATCCGAATCTACATTCCTCGATCATCGAACACATTTCTTGTAAGTATCTCATCCTTTGCTTTGAACGAATTTCTTTATTCTTCATGATCCAAAGAaacttctttttcttccttttagcaATGTTCATCGTTCAGTATTGTTAGACTTTTTATGAATGCCAATAGGGAATAGGTTTCGGCTTTAGGCTCCATAAGTGAAATCAAATATGTTTTTATAAAAAAGAGTATCCATAAAACTGGGTAAATTTATGGGTTAATCTGGGGTAGTTCTAATGACAAATAGGTTTAGAGAATACATGTTTGGGGCATAGAAATCGTAACGTATCTAGGTTAAATaccaggtagcttaagggttacgattccttaggcggttttgcactaaaccgccttACAGAGGAAAGTAGTGACCCAACATTTCTGACAcatggatccctaaatatcaggggactgttaagaaaccgaggcgcgtagctTTGGATATCACGTGGCACCACTCGATGAGTTTTGGCTAAATTTAGATCGTATAACGAGAATAACCCCTTTCATCCTTCGTACCCTCGcgacatagttatagatcatcttaggtcgcctactaactaggtcgctttgtcgtcaggcgatctGATGGCACCTCCCAAGAAGAAATTTGCGAGCTCATCCACCCAACGCAAAGACAAAGGGAAGCAGATCGCCTCTGACTCTCCTATTCCGCACTTCGGTCCGATTGTGGAGAAAGAAGTTCCCGTCGACCccaacgcattctttgaggctGCGCACATAGTCTCGAAAATCAAGACTCAAGGGATTGTGAATAAAATCCTGTTGAGTCACAACATCGAGATGGGAGCTGGCGGTCTCCTAGCCCGACCAACGTTCGAAGGGGAATGAAGCTGTGCTCCTTTCCAAGATGACTACGCGACCTGGAGCGAAGAGCatctgaaggctggggccttccttcccctggatcagtatttcgtagactttttaaactacgtaaaactggctcctttctagctccccccaaattcatatagaCTTTTGGTGGGGATGAAATATTTGTTCTTGAggcacaagtgggaggtcccctctccatcatatattttgttctttttttgtCTCAAAGCAAGCTCCGACCAAAGAGGACGCatgacgggttttactacctcACATAATTTCCCAGCTCCGCCTCCATCAACGATCTtcccagccatccaaatgactataaggattattctttatgtcgaatggcttcaagaattgcgaacaccgatacttcaactgACCTCTTAAGTATTCTACCTTTGCAAATTCAGCTCGTGAATTTTTATTCCttgaaacatatatattttttaacacgTCCTGATTGAGTTTGTTTTTCATGCAGCCATATTTGTCAGGACGGAAAAATCTTTGCCCTCGGGGGTCATTCCGAGAAACTGTCCAGACTTTCCCCCGGGGAAAAAGATTATCAC
The Humulus lupulus chromosome 6, drHumLupu1.1, whole genome shotgun sequence DNA segment above includes these coding regions:
- the LOC133782315 gene encoding heterogeneous nuclear ribonucleoprotein 1-like → MESDLGKLFIGGISWDTDEERLKEYFRNYGEVVEAVIMRDRATGRARGFGFVVFADPAVAERVIMDKHIIDGRTVEAKKAVPKDDQHILNRNVGRIHGSPGPGRTRKIFVGGLASTVTESDFKKYFDQFGMITDVVVMYDHNTQRPRGFGFITYDSEEAVDRVLHKTFHELNGKMVEVKRAVPKELSPGPSRSPLIGYNYSLGRANSFLSSYAQSYNLSPVGGFGVRMDDRFSPISSGRSGFSPFSNSGYGMGMNLEPGLSPSYGATSNFNNSLGYARMLSPYYTGNSNRYNTPIGYNASNGRSNSVISSATRNVWGNGSINNATNPGSPGAYLSSGNGSFGVSFGNSGTNWGPAPVSAQGGGSASGYSGSSYGNGDSSFGFGEGGYGRNGGTGVTTTSSYPASTVGYERSYGDLYRSGSVYGDSTWRSTTPDLDGSSTFGYGLGNITSDVAAKSSEDYIGSYNVTSRQTNRGIAT